A region of Piscinibacter gummiphilus DNA encodes the following proteins:
- a CDS encoding GGDEF domain-containing protein — MEWFNHLDPDALLAFNLILGISMSVILVVTRLGLGNAAGRVDVWLVGSFLLLAARLAVPLGQLLLPVAWEVDTSEIVFPLVLAGLYWQAEGMRVLHRGPTRLRRIVIVSLTLAVVAGLVQSRIDERVLPALLCAVNLLLIRNAVLLGRHFWGGRLLAVAASILLTFNVLMVTAAGHSPEEIGRRALLLEMVWALFSTAGFLQCLYQDIRDRLAAAAVTDALTGAMNRTGLMPMLRRDIELARRDGDLSVVLCDLDHFKSINDTLGHPTGDKVLQRFVAKAKGCLRASDLLGRWGGEEFLVVLPKSTLAEAVSVAERVQQTIAECEAAPKFTFSAGIACASEARVRYNLEELLAVADERLYVAKRTRNTVVSTDGPASSQRESEQRSDEPAS; from the coding sequence ATGGAGTGGTTCAATCATCTCGACCCAGACGCGCTGCTGGCCTTCAACCTGATCCTCGGGATCTCCATGTCGGTGATCCTGGTGGTCACACGCCTCGGGCTCGGGAATGCCGCCGGCCGGGTCGACGTGTGGCTCGTCGGCTCGTTTCTCCTGCTCGCCGCGCGGCTTGCCGTTCCGCTCGGCCAGTTGCTGCTGCCCGTCGCCTGGGAGGTCGACACCTCGGAGATCGTCTTCCCGCTGGTGCTCGCGGGGCTGTACTGGCAGGCCGAGGGGATGCGGGTCCTGCACCGAGGGCCGACCCGGTTGAGACGGATCGTCATCGTCTCGTTGACGTTGGCCGTGGTCGCCGGCCTGGTGCAGTCACGCATCGACGAGCGGGTTCTCCCCGCGCTGCTGTGCGCCGTCAACCTTCTCCTGATCCGGAACGCCGTCCTTCTCGGGCGGCACTTCTGGGGCGGCCGGTTGCTGGCCGTGGCGGCATCCATCCTGCTGACGTTCAACGTGCTCATGGTCACGGCGGCAGGCCACTCTCCAGAGGAGATCGGGCGCAGGGCGCTGCTCCTGGAGATGGTCTGGGCCCTGTTCAGCACCGCGGGCTTCCTGCAGTGCCTGTACCAGGACATCCGCGACCGGCTGGCAGCCGCGGCCGTCACCGATGCCCTGACCGGCGCGATGAACCGCACGGGCCTGATGCCCATGCTCCGCCGGGACATCGAACTGGCGCGGCGTGACGGTGACCTGTCGGTCGTCCTCTGCGATCTGGATCATTTCAAGTCCATCAACGATACGCTCGGCCATCCCACGGGGGACAAGGTGCTGCAGCGCTTCGTGGCGAAGGCGAAGGGGTGCCTGCGGGCCAGCGACCTCCTGGGTCGATGGGGGGGCGAGGAGTTCCTGGTGGTGCTGCCGAAGAGCACCTTGGCCGAAGCCGTGTCCGTGGCCGAACGTGTCCAGCAGACCATCGCCGAATGCGAGGCGGCACCGAAGTTCACCTTCAGCGCGGGCATCGCGTGCGCCAGTGAGGCGCGAGTTCGATACAACCTGGAGGAACTCCTTGCCGTCGCGGACGAGCGCCTGTACGTGGCGAAGCGCACGCGCAACACGGTGGTGTCGACGGACGGCCCCGCCTCGAGTCAGAGGGAGTCCGAGCAACGGTCTGACGAACCGGCTTCGTGA
- a CDS encoding ExbD/TolR family protein, giving the protein MGMNIPSSGAGEDQLVSTINTTPLVDVMLVLLIIFLITIPVVNYSVPVDLPKERNEVRESKPEDIVISVDRAGRIYWYDAPIRDTEALVDRLKKVAVMSPQPGVHIRGDWKSDYEPVGRIIYACQRAGISKIGFITEPPSNG; this is encoded by the coding sequence ATGGGCATGAACATTCCTTCTTCGGGTGCCGGAGAAGACCAGCTCGTTTCGACGATCAACACCACGCCGCTCGTCGACGTGATGCTGGTCCTGCTGATCATCTTCCTGATCACGATTCCGGTGGTGAACTACTCGGTGCCGGTCGATCTGCCGAAAGAGCGCAACGAAGTCCGGGAGAGCAAACCGGAAGACATCGTCATCTCGGTCGACCGTGCGGGTCGCATCTACTGGTACGACGCGCCCATCAGGGACACGGAGGCGCTCGTCGACCGGCTGAAGAAGGTGGCCGTGATGTCGCCCCAGCCGGGCGTCCACATCCGGGGCGACTGGAAGAGCGACTACGAACCCGTCGGCCGCATCATCTATGCGTGCCAGCGGGCGGGCATCTCGAAGATCGGGTTCATCACCGAACCGCCATCCAACGGGTGA
- a CDS encoding glycosyl hydrolase translates to MGATDNDNGPMRQKIAVLIGTPVLALAAYAQTVDPRDFAAPPARHRPTVTTEEGAGYRAPLDMVARRAVEELDAGSIMVSPQGDKARALPIDRAGLSPFVLGLLDTYPRGASPWLPKALPGEAGLGSYLADGMSGPGRPAGLGYMTPEWFAKMRELLNLAKVNGRTAIYYDEAGFPSGSADHTLPARFNRKLLRREESTVSSRQPFSFDLSQGERPVAVVALDTSTGKRVDLLAEAKDEKIEWLAPRGNWRVQRYYVSTSVSKKLKPDYFAAADYLDPEAARWFIANSYDRAYGGLSEFFGSTIRFTFFDDVGIFPDEKTWHPTIAERFQKITGRPAALYYPALWDEIGPDTAAARVGFYKARAELLGEAFPKLVTEWAHQHGVLSTGHAPGNFDLQPTDMSGDPFKFYAYTDVPMADVLWGLGFARGGFKLVSSVSAQRDLPLTAAEAFSVTHDANGYRRMIELFTRGFNHFILGGRNPSQAHGTGAELSQWAGRSSYLLQGGRHVADIAMLFPIESLQAFFAFNAPENSAALPTGAHAYRDADYQAVGEMLFSELHRDFTFVHPDALGGDKLQVRGRELVMQNRVNEERFRVLLLPGGDVLAVAALEKAKAFFDAGGSIVATSLLPTRSAEFGADRRVKKLVSEIFGDLAASGTPGEIRRNGAGGQAVFLPNPSAGLLASTFERLGLLPDLAFQPRPTATTGNGVFNYIHRQRDGRDIYYFGNSSDTPVRTLVTLRGRLEQVQLWNPHDGRSQDAEGLKYRSVQGETVTDVELSVPAVSSVALVGRAAAP, encoded by the coding sequence ATGGGCGCGACTGACAACGACAACGGACCCATGCGCCAAAAGATTGCCGTCCTCATCGGGACCCCTGTTCTTGCCCTGGCCGCCTACGCGCAAACGGTGGACCCCCGCGACTTCGCTGCGCCCCCGGCCCGGCACCGGCCGACCGTGACGACAGAAGAAGGCGCGGGGTACCGTGCGCCGCTGGACATGGTGGCGCGACGTGCGGTTGAGGAACTCGATGCGGGCAGCATCATGGTCAGCCCGCAAGGAGACAAGGCTCGCGCGCTGCCGATCGACAGGGCGGGGCTTTCCCCTTTCGTGCTCGGCTTGTTGGATACCTATCCCAGAGGTGCGAGCCCGTGGCTTCCGAAGGCGCTGCCCGGTGAGGCCGGCTTGGGCAGCTACCTGGCGGACGGCATGTCTGGTCCCGGCCGGCCTGCCGGCCTGGGCTACATGACCCCCGAGTGGTTCGCCAAGATGCGTGAACTGCTCAACTTGGCCAAGGTGAATGGGCGAACCGCGATCTACTACGACGAGGCCGGCTTTCCGAGTGGCAGCGCCGATCACACCCTTCCGGCACGCTTCAATCGCAAGCTGCTTCGTCGCGAGGAATCGACGGTCTCATCCCGCCAGCCGTTCAGCTTCGACCTGTCCCAGGGCGAGCGTCCGGTGGCTGTCGTTGCGCTGGATACCTCAACCGGCAAGCGGGTTGACCTCCTGGCAGAAGCGAAGGACGAAAAGATCGAATGGCTCGCGCCGCGAGGCAACTGGCGTGTTCAGCGCTACTACGTTTCGACGTCGGTGTCCAAGAAGCTGAAGCCAGACTATTTCGCCGCGGCGGACTACCTCGATCCGGAGGCAGCCCGCTGGTTCATTGCAAACAGCTACGACCGCGCTTACGGCGGATTGTCCGAGTTCTTCGGTTCGACCATCCGCTTCACCTTCTTCGATGACGTGGGCATCTTCCCCGACGAGAAGACATGGCACCCCACCATCGCTGAACGATTCCAGAAGATCACCGGGCGGCCTGCAGCGCTGTACTACCCGGCTCTATGGGATGAGATCGGGCCGGACACCGCCGCTGCGCGCGTTGGCTTCTACAAGGCACGAGCCGAGTTGCTGGGCGAGGCCTTTCCCAAGCTCGTCACGGAGTGGGCGCATCAGCACGGCGTTCTCTCCACCGGGCACGCGCCTGGCAACTTCGACCTCCAGCCGACCGACATGAGCGGTGACCCGTTCAAGTTCTACGCCTACACCGACGTGCCGATGGCCGACGTGCTGTGGGGCCTGGGCTTTGCGCGCGGGGGCTTCAAGCTGGTCAGTTCCGTGTCCGCGCAGCGAGACCTCCCGTTGACCGCAGCCGAAGCATTCAGCGTCACGCATGACGCCAACGGCTATCGCCGCATGATCGAGCTCTTCACGCGCGGGTTCAACCACTTCATCCTCGGTGGTCGCAATCCTTCACAAGCTCACGGCACGGGGGCCGAGCTCAGCCAATGGGCTGGCAGAAGTTCCTATCTCCTGCAAGGGGGCCGGCACGTGGCCGACATTGCGATGCTGTTCCCGATCGAGTCGTTGCAAGCCTTCTTTGCTTTCAACGCGCCGGAGAATTCAGCCGCGTTGCCCACGGGCGCCCATGCCTATCGCGATGCCGACTACCAGGCTGTCGGCGAGATGCTGTTCAGCGAACTGCATCGCGACTTCACCTTCGTGCACCCTGATGCGCTCGGTGGTGACAAACTGCAGGTGCGAGGCCGCGAACTGGTGATGCAGAACAGGGTCAACGAGGAGCGATTCCGAGTGCTGCTGCTGCCAGGCGGCGACGTGCTGGCGGTGGCTGCACTCGAGAAGGCCAAGGCCTTCTTCGATGCCGGTGGCAGCATCGTGGCGACGTCGCTCTTGCCCACGCGCTCCGCCGAGTTCGGTGCGGACCGGCGAGTGAAGAAGCTGGTCTCCGAGATCTTCGGAGACTTGGCCGCCAGCGGTACGCCAGGCGAGATCCGCCGCAACGGTGCCGGCGGTCAAGCGGTGTTCTTGCCGAATCCGAGTGCAGGCCTTCTGGCCTCGACCTTCGAGCGCCTCGGGTTGCTGCCCGACCTCGCGTTCCAGCCGCGGCCGACGGCTACGACGGGCAACGGCGTCTTCAACTACATTCATCGCCAACGTGATGGCCGCGACATCTACTACTTCGGCAACTCCAGTGACACGCCCGTCCGCACGCTCGTCACATTGCGCGGCCGACTGGAACAGGTGCAACTGTGGAATCCGCACGACGGGAGGTCGCAGGATGCGGAAGGCTTGAAGTATCGATCGGTCCAGGGCGAGACGGTGACGGATGTCGAACTGTCGGTGCCTGCGGTGTCGTCGGTCGCGCTGGTCGGCCGAGCGGCCGCGCCGTGA
- a CDS encoding ExbD/TolR family protein: protein MKNKAKARRYTATADEPMMDINTTPLIDVMLVLLIMLIITIPIQLHSVDINMPTGNPPPPTVEPEVLRLDIDASSTILWNGESIPDMPELQRRMELIAAQPIQPEVHLRPDRKARYEVVAGVMASAQRQGLTKIGIVGSEQFVQ, encoded by the coding sequence ATGAAAAACAAGGCGAAAGCCCGTCGATACACCGCGACGGCGGACGAACCCATGATGGACATCAACACCACGCCGCTGATCGACGTGATGCTGGTCCTGCTCATCATGCTGATCATCACCATCCCGATCCAGCTTCATTCCGTCGACATCAACATGCCGACCGGCAACCCGCCGCCGCCGACGGTGGAGCCTGAGGTCTTGCGGCTGGACATCGATGCGAGCAGCACCATCCTGTGGAACGGCGAGAGCATCCCCGACATGCCGGAACTGCAGCGTCGCATGGAGCTGATCGCGGCCCAACCGATCCAGCCGGAGGTGCACCTGCGACCGGACCGCAAGGCGCGATATGAAGTCGTCGCAGGGGTCATGGCCTCGGCGCAACGGCAGGGGCTCACCAAGATCGGAATCGTCGGCTCGGAGCAGTTCGTCCAATGA
- a CDS encoding MotA/TolQ/ExbB proton channel family protein: protein MSVRKYWMQRVASAACLCLGMLVGTDAAVAQADQPASSVPAAVASAAPVAKAAAAKVDNPYGVEAMWRQSDAVAKGVLVMLAIMSMASWYVIVTKLLEQSRMGRQAAKAEKDFWEAGTVKAGATRLADGSPFRFIAEAGIEATQKHSGLRAAVDFNDWVDLSIHRATERVQRRLSNGMSLLATVGSTSPFVGLFGTVWGIYHALTAIGVAGQASIDKVAGPVGEALIMTAIGLAVAVPAVLGYNWLLRRNTAVMDNVRDFSGELHSVLLAKPQTA from the coding sequence ATGAGTGTGCGGAAGTATTGGATGCAACGGGTGGCCTCGGCCGCGTGCCTTTGCCTGGGAATGCTGGTCGGTACGGATGCGGCGGTGGCGCAGGCGGATCAACCCGCGTCGTCGGTGCCGGCCGCCGTGGCGTCCGCAGCGCCTGTCGCCAAGGCCGCGGCCGCCAAGGTGGACAACCCGTACGGCGTGGAAGCGATGTGGCGCCAGAGTGACGCCGTCGCGAAGGGCGTGCTGGTGATGCTGGCGATCATGAGCATGGCCAGCTGGTACGTCATCGTGACGAAGCTCCTCGAGCAGTCCCGCATGGGCCGCCAGGCCGCGAAGGCCGAGAAGGACTTCTGGGAGGCCGGAACGGTCAAGGCCGGCGCAACCCGATTGGCCGATGGAAGCCCGTTCCGGTTCATTGCCGAAGCCGGCATCGAAGCGACGCAGAAGCACAGCGGCCTGCGGGCCGCGGTGGACTTCAACGACTGGGTGGATCTGTCGATCCACCGCGCCACCGAGCGGGTGCAGCGTCGCCTGTCCAACGGCATGTCGCTGCTGGCGACCGTCGGCTCGACCTCCCCGTTCGTCGGCCTCTTCGGCACCGTCTGGGGCATCTACCACGCGTTGACCGCCATCGGTGTCGCGGGCCAGGCCTCCATCGACAAGGTGGCCGGCCCGGTGGGCGAGGCACTCATCATGACGGCCATCGGTCTCGCCGTGGCGGTGCCCGCGGTGCTGGGATACAACTGGCTGCTGCGCCGGAACACGGCCGTGATGGACAACGTGCGCGACTTCAGCGGAGAACTCCACTCGGTCCTGCTCGCGAAACCGCAGACGGCCTGA
- a CDS encoding MFS transporter, which translates to MACYLLVALSLTAILGGIGTVILPLHIQQLEFAQFFVGAMGQVNLQELIALKAQVAAGAVSPSAEQQKLLGVLTAFEAAKASDVSLAASLAIAATMALQPAVGVASDRTRSRWGRRAPWMVAGAALAMLGVLTMYLADSVGQLIAGYTLASVAHAFVGGPLSATIVDRVPALKRGMMSAVAGIGLLIGYVIGLGVAGAAFGKLGTGSYLIFGVTVCLVTLLFVTLSRDASSGALPLDKVSVAGHLKSFTVALRHADFRWVFVARVVMLFGYSVSSTFGIYMLQSYIEPGLNPEEAARTMPLLHVVGLPATLLAMVISGRWSDRIHRRKPFVIGASILLSVSMAVPFVWPALWALYAQHVLAGIAVGTFLVVDQALLIDVLPDKDAAGRDLGIGALASNLGQAIGPIMAGGVLAATGGYRMIWLTAMVLTLIAALAIFPVKRVR; encoded by the coding sequence ATGGCCTGCTACCTCCTCGTCGCGCTGTCCTTGACAGCCATCCTGGGCGGCATCGGCACTGTCATCCTGCCATTGCACATCCAGCAGCTCGAGTTCGCGCAATTCTTTGTCGGCGCAATGGGCCAGGTCAACTTGCAGGAGTTGATCGCCTTGAAGGCTCAGGTGGCAGCGGGTGCCGTCAGTCCCTCGGCCGAACAACAGAAGTTGCTCGGCGTGCTGACAGCCTTCGAGGCCGCGAAGGCCTCCGACGTTTCGCTCGCCGCTTCGTTGGCCATCGCCGCCACCATGGCCCTCCAACCAGCCGTTGGCGTGGCGTCGGACAGGACACGAAGCCGCTGGGGGCGCCGCGCGCCCTGGATGGTCGCAGGGGCGGCGCTGGCGATGCTGGGAGTGCTGACGATGTACCTTGCAGACTCTGTCGGGCAGTTGATCGCCGGCTACACCTTGGCTTCCGTCGCTCATGCCTTCGTCGGCGGCCCCCTCAGCGCGACCATCGTGGACCGGGTGCCCGCCTTGAAGCGCGGGATGATGTCCGCAGTGGCTGGCATCGGTCTGCTCATCGGCTATGTGATCGGCCTCGGGGTGGCGGGCGCTGCCTTTGGCAAGCTCGGCACCGGCAGTTACTTGATCTTCGGGGTGACCGTCTGCTTGGTCACCTTGCTGTTCGTCACGCTGAGCCGTGACGCTTCATCCGGGGCGCTGCCCCTGGACAAGGTTTCCGTCGCCGGCCACCTGAAGTCCTTCACCGTGGCGCTGCGCCATGCCGACTTCCGCTGGGTCTTCGTCGCGCGGGTCGTGATGCTGTTCGGCTACAGCGTCAGCAGCACCTTCGGCATCTACATGTTGCAGTCCTACATCGAGCCGGGCCTGAACCCGGAGGAAGCAGCCCGGACCATGCCGCTTCTGCATGTCGTTGGCTTGCCTGCCACGTTGCTCGCCATGGTGATCTCGGGCCGCTGGTCGGACAGGATCCATCGGCGCAAGCCATTCGTCATCGGCGCTTCGATCCTGCTCTCGGTTTCCATGGCCGTGCCATTCGTCTGGCCGGCACTCTGGGCCTTGTACGCCCAACACGTGCTCGCCGGCATCGCCGTGGGCACGTTCCTGGTGGTCGACCAGGCGCTGCTGATCGACGTGCTGCCGGACAAGGACGCCGCAGGGCGCGACCTCGGGATCGGGGCTCTGGCCAGCAATCTCGGCCAGGCCATCGGTCCCATCATGGCTGGCGGAGTTCTGGCGGCAACCGGGGGCTATCGCATGATCTGGTTGACGGCGATGGTGCTGACCTTGATTGCGGCGCTCGCCATCTTTCCCGTGAAGCGGGTGAGATAA
- a CDS encoding response regulator: MKILIVEDEPELAQAVAAAFRRDNAVVDCAESRLVAEHLVLSGSHDVVVLDRGLPDGDGLKLIEFMRDAGLAAPVLVLTAMGEVAERVKSLDCGADDYLAKPFSMDELTARVRALTRRPSLRSANVSTLGRLRYDHDRREATCGEALLVLTRRELLVLDTLLLHRGRTVLRDTLQQGVYGDAEDIRSNSLDAHVSRLRSKLQEADAQVEIHAIRGVGYLIKATVAA; the protein is encoded by the coding sequence GTGAAAATCCTGATCGTGGAAGACGAGCCGGAGCTGGCCCAGGCAGTCGCTGCGGCATTTCGAAGAGACAACGCAGTGGTCGACTGCGCCGAGTCGCGTCTGGTGGCCGAACACCTGGTTCTCTCGGGCTCCCACGACGTCGTCGTCCTGGACCGTGGACTTCCCGACGGGGATGGCCTGAAGCTGATCGAATTCATGCGGGACGCCGGATTGGCGGCACCTGTGCTGGTACTGACCGCGATGGGTGAAGTTGCCGAGCGGGTCAAAAGCCTGGACTGCGGTGCCGACGATTACCTGGCCAAGCCGTTTTCCATGGACGAGCTGACAGCGCGGGTGCGCGCGCTGACACGCCGGCCCAGCCTTCGCAGTGCCAACGTGAGCACGCTGGGGCGGCTTCGCTATGACCACGATCGACGCGAGGCGACCTGCGGCGAGGCGTTGCTGGTGCTGACCCGCCGGGAGCTCCTGGTTCTCGACACCCTGCTGCTGCATCGCGGCAGGACCGTGCTTCGAGACACCCTCCAGCAGGGCGTCTACGGCGATGCGGAAGACATTCGCTCGAACTCGCTCGACGCCCACGTTTCGCGTTTGCGGAGCAAACTGCAGGAGGCGGATGCGCAGGTCGAGATCCACGCCATTCGCGGCGTGGGTTACCTGATCAAGGCCACCGTCGCGGCATGA
- a CDS encoding sensor histidine kinase: MKIQSLRWRLVRDLVVLQVAVSLLVLCGLLILSWSLDKLRDESGDRSAAILVAALGHGPDGLSLEPTEDVRWLQSEATDLWFVARDDRGGELKHGHVPPRYLSLIDSTSGFGAASLDFPVVEDGRQAVRLRRWQTADGAINLVVSTGAPLRVHDVFRGTLLAFLILIAPMALFTSLAFVVAVPWVVKRGLRGLQLMGKRAERISMTQRSERLPLDSAPSEVRPLVEAVNRAFDRLNQGYLQQERFLADAAHELRTPIATLQVNIEALPEGPGRAALLRSVIRLGTLAEQLLDLQRLVRPTASRESFDLKPLCERVAADLAPLAIQSDCNLSVEARPLIVTGDETSIERALSNLIQNAIEHGGPGCDINVALVHPACIEVSDSGPGIPEAERDRVVEPFHRLKPRSRGAGLGLHLVAEVARLHGGRMTVGRSSAGGALIRLFLSDQGETPAVDASAG; the protein is encoded by the coding sequence ATGAAGATCCAGTCCCTTCGTTGGCGACTGGTCAGGGACCTGGTGGTGCTGCAGGTCGCGGTCAGTTTGCTGGTGTTGTGCGGCCTCCTGATCTTGAGCTGGAGCCTGGACAAGCTTCGCGATGAATCCGGCGACCGGTCGGCAGCGATCCTGGTGGCGGCCCTGGGGCATGGCCCTGATGGGCTGAGTCTGGAGCCGACGGAGGACGTTCGGTGGCTTCAGTCCGAGGCCACGGACTTGTGGTTCGTCGCGCGAGACGACCGTGGCGGCGAGTTGAAGCACGGACACGTGCCTCCTCGCTACCTCTCGCTGATCGATTCGACTTCGGGCTTCGGCGCGGCCTCGCTCGATTTTCCCGTCGTGGAAGATGGGCGTCAGGCCGTGCGGTTGCGGCGCTGGCAGACCGCCGACGGGGCGATCAACCTCGTCGTGAGCACGGGCGCGCCGTTGCGTGTCCATGACGTCTTCCGCGGCACCCTGCTGGCCTTCCTCATCCTGATCGCCCCGATGGCCCTCTTCACGAGCCTCGCGTTCGTGGTGGCCGTGCCCTGGGTCGTCAAGCGCGGACTTCGCGGGCTGCAGCTGATGGGCAAGCGGGCCGAGCGGATCAGCATGACGCAGCGGTCGGAGCGCCTTCCGCTGGACTCGGCGCCGTCCGAGGTGCGGCCTCTGGTCGAGGCTGTCAATCGCGCGTTCGATCGGCTGAATCAGGGCTATCTGCAGCAGGAGCGGTTTCTCGCCGATGCGGCCCATGAACTGCGCACACCCATCGCCACACTTCAGGTGAACATCGAAGCGCTCCCGGAAGGCCCGGGGCGCGCCGCGCTGTTGCGCTCCGTGATTCGCCTCGGAACGTTGGCTGAACAACTCCTCGATCTGCAGAGGCTGGTGCGTCCGACGGCTTCTCGCGAATCGTTCGACCTGAAGCCGCTGTGCGAGAGGGTCGCGGCGGACCTCGCGCCGCTGGCGATCCAGAGCGATTGCAATCTCTCGGTCGAAGCACGTCCGCTCATCGTGACGGGGGACGAGACCTCCATCGAACGCGCATTGAGCAACCTGATCCAGAACGCCATCGAGCACGGTGGCCCGGGTTGTGACATCAATGTCGCGCTCGTGCATCCGGCATGCATCGAAGTCTCCGATTCGGGGCCGGGCATCCCGGAGGCCGAACGTGATCGGGTGGTCGAGCCGTTCCACCGCCTCAAGCCGCGATCTCGCGGCGCCGGTCTGGGCTTGCACTTGGTGGCCGAGGTCGCGCGTCTGCATGGCGGCCGCATGACCGTCGGACGCAGTTCTGCGGGCGGGGCGTTGATCCGGCTCTTCTTGAGCGACCAGGGCGAAACGCCTGCGGTCGATGCGAGTGCAGGGTGA
- a CDS encoding energy transducer TonB, translated as MNASAINAPAPRPSRDFKPKGKFSPVGLAVMVGFHGLLGYALVSGLARKAVEVVKKPLEASIIQEVKLPPPPPPPPPPPPPPPRKVEKIVDAPKAPKPPPPAYVPPPEVAVAAPAAPTITAVQTTQPVPPPPAPPAPPAPPPAPVSVEASIACPGYMATLQQALDGVYDKVGIDGTVKVSLRVQGNRIVDVQPVSGPKAYQRYVLPAVRRIQCSATGEAEMIVPLDVVFRGQ; from the coding sequence ATGAATGCCAGCGCAATCAACGCCCCCGCACCACGTCCCAGCCGGGACTTCAAGCCGAAAGGAAAGTTCAGCCCCGTCGGCCTGGCCGTGATGGTCGGCTTCCACGGGTTGCTGGGCTATGCCCTCGTGTCCGGCCTGGCCCGCAAGGCGGTCGAGGTGGTCAAGAAACCGCTCGAGGCGAGCATCATCCAGGAGGTCAAGCTGCCGCCGCCACCACCTCCGCCCCCGCCGCCACCGCCGCCACCGCCGCGGAAGGTCGAGAAGATCGTGGATGCGCCGAAGGCGCCCAAGCCGCCGCCGCCCGCGTACGTGCCCCCACCCGAGGTGGCCGTGGCAGCGCCTGCGGCCCCGACGATCACGGCGGTCCAGACGACGCAGCCCGTGCCGCCGCCGCCCGCGCCGCCTGCGCCCCCCGCACCGCCGCCGGCCCCCGTGAGCGTCGAGGCATCCATCGCCTGCCCGGGGTACATGGCGACCCTCCAGCAGGCGCTCGATGGGGTCTACGACAAAGTCGGCATCGATGGCACCGTCAAGGTTTCCCTTCGCGTTCAAGGAAACCGGATCGTCGACGTGCAGCCGGTCTCCGGTCCCAAGGCCTATCAGCGCTACGTCCTGCCGGCGGTTCGCCGCATCCAGTGCAGCGCCACCGGAGAGGCCGAGATGATCGTGCCGCTGGACGTGGTCTTCAGAGGTCAGTGA
- a CDS encoding SDR family NAD(P)-dependent oxidoreductase, which translates to MKNSSAIYPSLAGRHIFITGGSSGIGGDMVAAFARQGARVSFVGRSASSAEKVVRACEGAAVQPHFIPVDLADVDALRAAFGEAIERSGDLDVLVNNAANDERHAFLEVTPEYFDQRVAINLKAHFFAAQAALPSMRRRGGGSVINVGSTSWKLKGAGYAAYATCKSAATGLTRSLAREFGPDSIRVNTLTPGWVMTERQLDRWVDEAGERAMDENHCLPGRILGSDVADLALFLAADESRMITAQEFVIDAGWT; encoded by the coding sequence ATGAAAAACTCTTCCGCCATCTATCCCAGCCTGGCCGGCAGGCACATCTTCATCACCGGGGGCAGTTCGGGGATCGGTGGCGACATGGTGGCCGCGTTCGCGCGACAGGGGGCCCGCGTGTCCTTCGTCGGACGCAGTGCCTCGTCGGCTGAGAAGGTCGTGCGCGCCTGTGAGGGTGCGGCGGTTCAACCGCACTTCATCCCCGTCGATCTCGCCGACGTGGACGCCTTGCGCGCCGCGTTCGGTGAAGCGATCGAGCGATCCGGTGACCTCGATGTCCTGGTGAACAATGCCGCCAACGACGAGCGCCACGCCTTCCTCGAGGTGACACCCGAGTACTTCGATCAGCGCGTGGCCATCAACCTCAAGGCGCACTTCTTCGCGGCACAGGCCGCGTTGCCGTCGATGCGGCGGCGTGGGGGTGGCAGCGTCATCAACGTCGGCTCGACCAGCTGGAAGCTCAAGGGGGCAGGCTACGCGGCCTACGCGACCTGCAAGTCGGCGGCCACCGGGCTGACGCGCAGCCTGGCTCGCGAGTTCGGTCCCGACAGCATCCGCGTCAACACGTTGACGCCGGGCTGGGTGATGACGGAGCGGCAGCTCGACCGGTGGGTGGACGAGGCCGGGGAACGCGCCATGGACGAGAACCACTGTCTGCCGGGGCGCATCCTGGGAAGCGATGTGGCCGATCTCGCCCTCTTCCTGGCTGCCGACGAGAGCCGGATGATCACGGCACAGGAGTTCGTCATCGACGCAGGGTGGACCTGA